One genomic segment of Stigmatopora argus isolate UIUO_Sarg chromosome 3, RoL_Sarg_1.0, whole genome shotgun sequence includes these proteins:
- the il34 gene encoding interleukin-34, which translates to MVQRFTPVHLLGALLGLFLLVPVLMAPTPPSMCTPLRTLNESLSHRRRYMKHYFPVNYTIRVHQEEIFKISNIRKMKLQVKDLEELHLQRMWFLVNHSVLKRIIRVLPERHPSRPYTTTLERRLQDAEGVFVQSHPPEAFQQELPGAIQDIWDCLTEESGRVPESSWRSASPKSLLDNLCHTMHCLYSECFSNAETQDHLDFSSCKKKPPRANS; encoded by the exons ggctgTTTCTGCTAGTGCCTGTTTTAATGGCACCAACACCTCCAAGCATGTGCACTCCTTTGAGGACACTTAATGAAAGTCTGAGCCACAGGCGACGATACATG AAGCATTATTTTCCTGTCAACTACACCATTAGGGTTCATCAAGAGgaaatttttaaaatatctaaCATCAGGAAAATG AAGTTACAGGTGAAGGATTTAGAAGAACTTCACCTACAGAGGATGTGGTTCCTTGTAAACCACAGCGTCTTAAAAAGG ATAATCCGGGTGTTGCCAGAGAGACATCCTTCGCGTCCCTACACGACAACGTTGGAGAGGCGTCTTCAAGACGCTGAGGGAGTCTTTGTGCAGTCGCATCCTCCAGAG GCATTCCAGCAGGAGCTTCCAGGTGCAATCCAGGACATTTGGGATTGTTTAACAGAAGAGTCAGGCAGAGTGCCTGAATCCAGCTGGAGGTCTGCTTCTCCAAAATCTCTTTTGGACAATTTGTGTCACACCATGCATTGCCTCTACAGTGAGTGCTTTTCCAACGCAGAAACACAGGACC actTGGATTTCTCCAGTTGTAAGAAAAAGCCTCCAAGGGCAAATAGCTGA